Genomic window (Phocoena phocoena chromosome 20, mPhoPho1.1, whole genome shotgun sequence):
AAAGAAGCTTTAATTATCTTCACAACAGGCGTGTGTGATAGACTGATACACTGAACCATACCCCCTGTATTCATGCCCTTCTGTAGTCCCTGCCACACCGACTCTGGGCTGCCCATATGACTTGCTCTGGCCAATGGGACATCAGCAGAGGCTTGATGTGTGTTTGCACATCAGGATTTATTCTTTCGGAATGCTTCCACTTGGAACGCTGGCTACGCTGTCAGAGAGGCCCCAGAGGATGAGATCCCATGTAGAGGAGATGCAAGGTGCCCTGGCAGAGTTTCCAGTTGAAAAAAGCCACTTGAGTTACCCTAGCCAACACCGCGCAGAGCAGAAAGACTACCCAATGAACCCTAACTCTTGAGAATAAACCGTTTTATGCCGCTAAGCTCTGAGGTTATGCAGCAACAGGTAACTGCAACACCGTGCTTTATCTTACCATTTGGCCAGAGGACTCATTATCTGCGGGTGATCACAGATGAACGTAGGATTGATGCACGTCACTTCCAGGAATTCCCCAACAAGCTTAAGGAGAAAGCAGAGTTAGAGAGCCCTTCTAAATGGCATTTTGATCGTCTCCGTCTTGGTGGTAGAGGCCTCGGACCCTAACCCTGTACCTGATGCTATAGGGGTTTATCCTAAGCTTCTCAATGGTTAGTAATAAGGTAACGAACATAACTATTTGGCACAGAGCTTAGTACAGCAGGAGTTCAAAACTTGTTCTCTCATTAGAGCTTTCCTCTGTGAAGCTGTAGAAGTTCATTCTCTACAGTGGAGTTCATCTTCATAGGGAGGGAGGGGCGTTACCACTGGATGAGGGCATGTACTAGAAGTGCACGGCCTTTCACCTTATCAAGGAGCCTGGCTGTCGTCCGAGGTGGAGGGCATTCAACAGCTTTTGCCACACAGATATCATCTAGAATTTTGCGAGTTTCTGTAATACAAACGTACAAGTTAGGACAGAAGACATCACACTACCCCATTAAGAGGTATATAAAGAGAATAACATGGGAGATTCTAGCCCTGACCTAATCTAATTCAGAGCTGAACAGGAAGGAGGGCCCTAGAGTGAAGGAGTGAATCACTTTACCTTCCGTCTCGAAGAGCTTAGTTTCTGGCAGCTTCGTGcccagggctttctccagctCTTCGACCATGCTGATTTTCCGGAAGGGTGGGGTGAAGTCAATCTCACAGGCTTGGCCCTCTGGGCCATCTGGATGATAGGTGACCTTGTAACTGCCTGTAATGTGTTTCACCATCCCTGGGAaagaaatgtgtcatttaaagaggACCAACAGGAAGTCCAAGTGAAAGTGGCACACCAGCCCTGCAGACACATGTGAAAGACAAAGGGACAGGAGGGGTCACCTGAAATCATCTTCTCTGTGATTTCCATGAGATCATGATAGTCTGCATAGGCCATGTAGAATTCACAGGTGGTGAACTCAGGATTGTGAGTCAGATCAATTCCTTCATTCCGGAACTGGCGTCCGATTTCATAAATCCGGTCAATGCCACCAACCACCAGCATCTAATAACAACACACGGCTGTGGTCATGGCAGCTAATCTTGTTTTACTGGCTAGGGAAAGTGTGTGCCTACAAAAGCTGTAACTTGGATTTCACAGCTCAAGGCATGCTTTCAGGTCTCTAGCCAAATGCTGAGTGCCCTACTCTCTTTAGGCCTTCGTGGACAGTCATCATTCTGGCTGTCCAGGATCACTGAACTCTCGTCCTTTGTCTGGGGTGTCCCCCATCTTGTGAGTGTGAGCCTCCCCAAGAAAGAAGCCTCTTCTGGGGTTAAGATGTAGGAATGTGATGTAAGTTGCCCAACCTGTGAGACTTCAACATGCAAAGAAGATGCAGGTGTTGCACAGAATCCCTTCTGGTGAAAGGGGCCAGAGATACTGGCTTATAGAGGCAGTAACTGCAGAAGTCCAAATGGCAATGACCTGTGCCTAGCTAGTGCCAAGCTTATGAGTTGTGGTAACTGTGCTGACTGGAAGATACTGGGTTCTTCATGGGAACAGCCCAGTGATATGATGCAGAATCGTTTCAGTTGTGTGGCCTCCAAGCCTGATTCTCTGATCTTCCCGGAAATTGTGAGCTTCCTtatatatttgaatacattttttttttttttgcttaaacaCCATTAACAGGTTTTGTCGTTTGCAAGTAAAAATCTTAAATGACACAGTCTTCGATATTTACTCTGGTGATTTGACGATATTTCCAACTTTCAGACAGAGATTCAACTCATTCTTCTACAAAAGACTAAAATCAAATTTAATCCAAGGATTATAAACTTTAAAGTATTATGAGATTATGGGAAACAAAGTATGTTAGGAGGATCGGTACACCTAGGAAAGATACCCCCTTTGCCCTATAATACTCTACTGATCCTATAGATAAATTCCAGAAATGTAACACTCAGAAGCCTGACAATTTAGAATACTCTCCTGGTTGTTCTACCCTCAATGTTCCTCTTATTTCTGACTGTACCTGTCTAGCCAATATTTTTCAGCCTTCTACTTCTCTAAGGACACAGGGCATCTTCTTATTGACTACCTTATGGTAGAGTTCTGGAGCAATCCTCATATATAAATTCATGTCCAGCTCGTTGTGGTAGGTGATAAAAGGCTTGGCCACAGCTCCCCCTGGGATGATGTTCATCATGGGAGTTTCAAtctaaaagagaggaaaaacactTAGTTCATGGACAGAGGTCCTCAAACTAGAGTTCTTGGGAATGGCTCAGGCTTTAAATGTGATAGGCTAAGCCTACTATATCCCAAGTAAAAGTTAAGTTCAATAATAATGCGTAGGTGCTTGACAAAAAAAGTAGAGATAGCTTGATTTTCTAGAATAGAGTCTCTATTAATACCAAACACCATTAACACAGTACCATAAACTTTCATAAGCTGTTAGTGGGACTCTAAATGGGTACAGCCTTTCTTGAGTTCAGTTTgcagtatttattaaaaattgtaaCTGCTTATACCCTTTGACTTATTCTACTTCTAGAAATCCATCTTACAGAAACACATGTCCATGTGTACAAAGATGTTCACTAAAACATTACTGAAGAAAATCAGAAACTTAAACTATCAATAGGGGAAATAATTATAAAGCATCAAAAaggaatacacatacacatatatatggacatgCAAAGggccccagtgtgtgtgtgtgtgtgtgtgtgtgtgtgtgtgtgtgtgtgtgtgtgtgtgtgtgaggtccATTATAATACATACGATGTGACTTCATTtatgtttaaagcaaaaaataaaacccttcTAAAACACTTACACATGTACCCCACCTGCAACATGCACAGGAGTGGAGGTATTATGAATATGCAGAGTAAATGGCGAGGAAGGATAttcaagttgtttttttaaaaaatatatttatttatttatttatctggttgcgctgggtcttagttgcagcatgcaggctccttagttgagggTCAAgagttccttagttgtggcatgcaaactcttagttgcggcacgcatgtgggacctagttccctgacaagggattgaaccttggccccctgcatcgggagtgcagtcttaaccactgtgccacctcaAATTCAAGTTTGGAGACGGACATTagctgggaaaaaatgaaaggggaccttcagttttgtttctatttatttctttattgtttgaaTTTGTTTTATGGTAATAGGTACTCACCTTTctcataaaattagaaaataaaaaaaaaatttttttttttgctctacaaATTTTCCTAAACAACTTTTAGTTTAAATAAGTtgaataaaaatcaagaaaaatattttttaatgctacaaaaaagcaaaatgagtTGATAACACATTGAACATGGCATTGTTAGCATGTGGATGGCCCTCTACTTTGTCCATTATCTTAGAAGTCCTGTCCTACCTTCCTAATCAGGGCACTAAATAAACAAGGTGGAACAAAGACACTGGCAAGAAAGGGGACTTTTCACTGAGCATGAAGGATACTGACACAGGATGTGCCtgtggagaagggaagggaagaagagtaAGAGGCAAGCACAGAATGCAGCTCATGATGTCAGGTTAAGAACTTTCCATCACCTCTAGGAATCCCAACTCATCCAAGAAATGCCTTATGTATGTGATGATCTTAGAGCGGATGATAAACTTCTGCCTCACAAAGTCATTCAGGATCAAGTCCAAGTATCTCTGACGAAACCGTGTTTCCTAAATGAAAAGTAACAGATAGAAATCACTGATGTGTTTGATTCAATGGTATGATAAACCAGAGCCAGGGGGCCACAAGAAAttaccttgtctttttttttttttttttttttgcggtacgcgggcctctcactgctgtggcctctcccgttgcagagcacaggctccggaagcgcaggctcagcggccacggctcacgggcccagccgctccgcggcatgtgggatcctcccggaccggggcacgaacctgtgtcccctgcatcggcaggcggactctcaaccactgcgccaccagggaagcccctaccttgtCTTTGAGGCCAAAGTGAAGATGAGGTAACATATGCAAGCAAGGAGACAGCAGTGTGACTTCATAGGGTATGATGCTCAGCTCGCCCTTCTTGGTTTTCCCAGGATTGCCCTGAACTCCAATTATGTCTCCCCGGCGCAGTTTGTTGTTAATACGAATAAATTCTTCTTCAGATTTATAATTcctgaataaatggaaaacataatTCAGTATACAATATCCCAAATTAAAACTGACCACTGGTTTTACTGTGGAACCCTCACTAAAGTGTTAATGTGTACCCAAGAAGAATCTCAGATTCAAGGTCAACTGTTAAAAagtattatcttttatttttaattgctccaCAACCCAAGATCAGTCTTTATTCTTCAGGTgaccagatggcccttttgtttTCCCAACCATATACCACTCCCTTTAACTTTAATTTCCTATGGGAAAAGAAGACTATATGGGCCTTTGTCCCCAGTCATGTTGCTCTGGGCCAAACTAGAAAGGCCTGTAACTGGATATTTCTATATACCTGGAATTGGCCATGACTTGCAACTTGACCCCCTCTCCTCGAAGGTCATAGAAGATGAGCTTTCCCCCAGAAGCTCTTTTGGCATGGATCCTACCTAGAGAAGAGCAAAAATAATGACAGAAGCAGAAGCTATTTCATGATATCAGTGCCAAAAAagctccctctgcagtttttacATCCAGGCAGAATATAAACTAGAACAATTTGATTTAGCCTGAGGCCTAAGCCCTGCCATTTTCTTCATGACAAAGTTGGCTCCCCATTTAAACCAGTTAAAAGATGTGCAGGAAGATCTGGCTTTTAAAGGTGTTCAATGGATTCCTGGAATGTTGGTGGCAGCAtagttgtgggatcttcctatatcttcacataaaaatagaaagcacaaggacttccctggtggtccagtggttaagactctgtgctcccaatgcagggggcctgggtttgatccctggtcagggaactagatccctcatgccacaactaagacctggtgcaaccaaataaataaatagtaaaaaaaaaaaaaaaaaagcacaactagACAGACAAGGCCAAAAACCCATGGACAAAATTTACAACAAAATTATGTGGGAAGATATTCCCAAGAATCCCCAAATACAAGCACTGGGGAAAACCACTAAGGGCCCCAAGACCTCTATATGGGAAAAAGCTATGGGAAGCAGTGGAGTCTCTGGCAGGTCTGAGAACTGGAAGTCTCCCAAAAAGCCATACGTATTCACTGGAAAATGTGGCAGGGCTGAGTGGAGGATAGCAGCGGACACGTGGAGGATAACAGCGGACACTGGGAGGATAGCAGCTTACTGCCATACAAGTCAATATAATTGGCTGCAGTAAGAAGGTTTAGGGGATGAAGTCCTTTAGTGTAGCCCCCAAGAACTCTCTAAATTTAACAGCAAGGGATCTCTCCGAGGACAAGGCCCCACAAAATTGAACAAGAccaagaaaacagagacaaaggaaagagaaggtcCAACAAAAGCGAGAAAGGAGAAGAGCCTGAAAACCCCAGAAAGCAAGCTGCTGTATTTCTGAATGCTccacaaaaacaacagaagaggGAGCTCAGTGAAGGTGGAAAAGCTATCTGAACCAAGCTTCCTTTTAACATTGAAGAAAATTAATCTCACatgaaaataaacaacataaaagtAATGAGGTCAAATAccaaagttattaaattaaaaaaaagagaataaggagAATAACATcatcacaggcaacaaaagcactAGAAAGACATGCTcaggaaaaagcaaaacattcTATTTCATGAGCTGAAAGACATTAAGAATATGACACAAAATGTGAAAGAACACAAATTAGAATTAGAAGAAACTAAGAAATGAGACGACACattgaaaaaattagaaataaaagaaaaaatcatctcAGAAAGGAAGCCTAAATTAGAAGGAAATAAGAGTgaataaatacaacaaataatGCCTTAAGAGAATTACACTGGAAAGGAggatacaatttaaaaatcaaagtacaaaaaaaggataaaaaggagccccaggggcttccctggtggcgcagtggttgagagtacgcctgccgatgcaggggacactggttcgtgccctggtcccggaagatcccacatgccgcggagcaactaagcctgtgtgccacaactactgagcctgtgctctagagcctgcaagccacgactactgagtcctcgtgccacaattactgaagctcatccgcctagagcccgtgctgtgcaacaggagaagccaccgcaatgagaagacggcgtactgcaatgaagagtagcccccgctcgccgcagctagagaaagcccgtgtgcagcaacgaagaccccacagataaataaaatgaataaatttatttaaaaaaaaaaaaaagggcacacTGTGTACCTGAGAATACTGACCCAGAATAACTAACATCAAGACATAGTTTAGTGAAAACACTggactttaaagaaaaagacatttgggGGGCATTTAAGTATTGGCAGGGGTTCTCTCTGGGTGGTGGGATTATGGGTAatcaaacttttctttctttgcctttctgaATGTTTCAacattctaaattttctacaacaaatagttttatatattttttggggggaaggtATAAACAAAAGACAGgatttaattatcttttaaattaagaAGATCCCACACAAGACAGTAAACTCCAAAGTAACAGTGCTCTAGAAAAACAGCCTAGTGTAAAGTAGTCTAGGAACACAGATTGCAGTTTTTAGGAGCTCAGGGCCATGCCTCCCACTGATGAAGGGAAGTCCTCATAAAGGACTGTGAATGAGTAGCAGTATCAGGCCAGGAGTCCCCCACAAAGAATGCCCCTTCCTCTGTAGCATCACCACTGGAATGTGACCTCATGCCTCAGGGCTGCTCTACTTTCTGTGAATAGACATACTGGTGCCATCTCTAGTAATGTAGCCTCAGACTTAAGCTTTTTGAGAGCAAGACCACCCCAGACCTTCCTTTGTGCAACTGGAGAGGCCTGCCTGCTGTGGGAGCTCAGCAAACTGCCAGGGAATCTTCCTACCTGCCACCTTTAAGGTGATGTCAGTCAGGTGCTCCCCAGGCTGCAGGTGACTGTATTCTTGGATAAAGTGAGTGAGCGAGATGTCGACGTGGAACTTGTGTGGGTATGGGTCTTCCCCATTGACCTTCAGCTGGTGGACTGCTTGGCTGCGGATTTTGAAGtattgctgttaaaaaaaaacaaaagagctttTGAGAAGTTGAACATGGTCAATCCAGAGGCTTGTCTAACGGAGTTCTGTATTCTGCCTCAGAGGGGCCCCAATACAGTGAGGTTTCTTTAACCAACCCCCCTGAATCCTTGAAATCATAGGCTTGGAATATGGAGTGAGATTTGCACTTAAATATGCAGGGTGGCCAGATCCACAGCTGGGAATAAAGGCCAGAATTCCAAAATACAAgattcaacaaaaagaaaaatcaaatctctgcctaaaataatgtttaattgGTACAGATGGCCCTGGTTACCACTTTTGTAGACACATCTGCATGGTGAGTCACTTATCTTCCTACTTTCCTGCCCCTGGCCACACACCAGACTTTTTCCCCAAGGCAGGCCCATGGGCCTGGAGGATGTGTAAAAGGAATATTCTgtatcaggggtcagcaaacttatTCTGATGTAACTACTCAACTCTATTGCAGTGTGAAAGCAGTCTTagacatatataaacaaataggcatggctgtgtttcgacacaattttatttataaaaccagGGAGGAGGGATTGGGGTAGTGGTGGctttggcctgtgggccatagcTGGCCAATCTCTGGGCTAAAGTAAACCCCAGCCCACCTTTAGGGAGACATTTTCTCTGGGGCTGCTGTAAGGCCCAGCGAGCTCCAAGGAAGATCAGTCACTTGGAAGTACTGGATTCTCCCAAATATCTGTAAGTAGTCGACAAGAAGAATGCGCAGGGCCTGTGCCTTTAACCAGATGGAGTGGTGGGCCCACCCTCATCCATCCCTGTGCCTGTTTCAGTTCCTATTTATCTCCTTAATCACTGGTCCCAAGGAATTTGCCATAATCCGCATTAGAAGCTTCCCTATGCCCAGCCAGGGCAGTGGTCCCGAGGACTCACGTTTGGGTCCAAGCTCTCCTCCTCCGCACCCACACCATTATCAGCAGTGTggctggtggcagcagcagcggccTGGCTTAGTTGTTTCTCACTGAGCTCCTTCTGCTTGGCCTCCTTCTCTGCTATTTTCTTCTCAGCTTTCAGGCGTCTCTTTAGCTCACTGTcaggaagatgaaaatgttcaaCGTGACAGGTGCCTGAAGAGTCCTCTATGTTCTGCCCCATAGCTACTTATCAAAAATATGAATAACCTGGGGAAACACTCATGCCCAGTTCTACATGCCCACTGTTAGTCTCTCAGTCACTGAACTCTATATGTGAAAcagacaagggaaaaaaataaacttagaatAAAGATGTGTAAGatctttctcagtctcttttttccAGTCTGAGGTCCTTGGCATTAGATCCCAACTAAAATCAAGATAGACAAGGACAAAGAAAACCctacatattaatttatatttagaataGGAAAAAAGGTTTTCCAGAAAATCAGCAAGGTAGGCCTTTCTCAAGCTACTTAGGCTTGGGAGCTCCTTGAGGCCAGGGACTGAATCTTAGTTGTTTGGATTCCTCTGCAGAACACGGAAGTTCCTAGAGCATCAGGTCTGATGTGTGATAACGTGACATCTCTAGCTTTGTCTGTCATCTCTCTCCCCTCCCGAAAGGCGTGGGTTagtctggggtggggtgaggaagagGGG
Coding sequences:
- the KARS1 gene encoding lysine--tRNA ligase isoform X2 codes for the protein MAEVQGPEVKVDDCEPKLSKNELKRRLKAEKKIAEKEAKQKELSEKQLSQAAAAATSHTADNGVGAEEESLDPNQYFKIRSQAVHQLKVNGEDPYPHKFHVDISLTHFIQEYSHLQPGEHLTDITLKVAGRIHAKRASGGKLIFYDLRGEGVKLQVMANSRNYKSEEEFIRINNKLRRGDIIGVQGNPGKTKKGELSIIPYEVTLLSPCLHMLPHLHFGLKDKETRFRQRYLDLILNDFVRQKFIIRSKIITYIRHFLDELGFLEIETPMMNIIPGGAVAKPFITYHNELDMNLYMRIAPELYHKMLVVGGIDRIYEIGRQFRNEGIDLTHNPEFTTCEFYMAYADYHDLMEITEKMISGMVKHITGSYKVTYHPDGPEGQACEIDFTPPFRKISMVEELEKALGTKLPETKLFETEETRKILDDICVAKAVECPPPRTTARLLDKLVGEFLEVTCINPTFICDHPQIMSPLAKWHRSKEGLTERFELFVMKKEICNAYTELNDPVRQRQLFEEQAKAKAAGDDEAMFIDETFCTALEYGLPPTGGWGMGIDRVTMFLTDSNNIKEVLLFPAMKPEDKKENVATTDGLESTAAGTSV
- the KARS1 gene encoding lysine--tRNA ligase isoform X1, with the protein product MLTQAAVRLVRGSLRQTSWAQWGQRELRLCQLARFTTIHKDKPLFDKRSELKRRLKAEKKIAEKEAKQKELSEKQLSQAAAAATSHTADNGVGAEEESLDPNQYFKIRSQAVHQLKVNGEDPYPHKFHVDISLTHFIQEYSHLQPGEHLTDITLKVAGRIHAKRASGGKLIFYDLRGEGVKLQVMANSRNYKSEEEFIRINNKLRRGDIIGVQGNPGKTKKGELSIIPYEVTLLSPCLHMLPHLHFGLKDKETRFRQRYLDLILNDFVRQKFIIRSKIITYIRHFLDELGFLEIETPMMNIIPGGAVAKPFITYHNELDMNLYMRIAPELYHKMLVVGGIDRIYEIGRQFRNEGIDLTHNPEFTTCEFYMAYADYHDLMEITEKMISGMVKHITGSYKVTYHPDGPEGQACEIDFTPPFRKISMVEELEKALGTKLPETKLFETEETRKILDDICVAKAVECPPPRTTARLLDKLVGEFLEVTCINPTFICDHPQIMSPLAKWHRSKEGLTERFELFVMKKEICNAYTELNDPVRQRQLFEEQAKAKAAGDDEAMFIDETFCTALEYGLPPTGGWGMGIDRVTMFLTDSNNIKEVLLFPAMKPEDKKENVATTDGLESTAAGTSV